One stretch of Armigeres subalbatus isolate Guangzhou_Male chromosome 2, GZ_Asu_2, whole genome shotgun sequence DNA includes these proteins:
- the LOC134213694 gene encoding LOW QUALITY PROTEIN: pre-rRNA-processing protein TSR1 homolog (The sequence of the model RefSeq protein was modified relative to this genomic sequence to represent the inferred CDS: inserted 2 bases in 1 codon), translated as MAVDTIHKAGALKQTNKAHKHGKHSSKRALDRVAKGKTSLKTATKKTNRELGREDRRRQANQIRKNKRQEAIALKRAIGGATTAPFLTCVLPLHANVDPNSALAIVERCDEEATVFKVSDRIRYMNVPRFRQRFSFITPAVGHGSELAFLDALKVCDSTILLLSATEIEDDIIDKNGAKILNMALSQGLPTPMVFVMDMESIAPKKRGQVKSAIQKAIADVLPDEKVMALDTNTDALNLLRRVGGQKRKVLHNKANRPHLFGEKVEYTAEMGEENVGTLKVTGFLRGVPLSVDQLVHIPGLGDFQMSVIHAPEDPYKMRKADEEMSSGECKLLAKADEQKQTSLQRENIPDEMDAEQTWPTEEEIEASKNENKKKLIKRVPKGMSDYQAAWIPDIEEVSENDDDDDDEDEEDEEDYMSCESDSESKMAEQEGTQDDDEEEYEEISVSDGPVSADRYDKQMDMEEEKQTLAKIQAARDDEIFPDEIDTPASIPARERFRKYRGLESFRTSPWDVKENLPLDYAKIYQFKNFDRTKRRIIKDAQEVEDGVMPGWYIQISVKNVPQDTWNAFISAGNGNQVIVYGLLPHEHQMSVMNVWXKRTSNSTIPIKSKERLIIQCGFRRFIVNPIYSQHTNGDKHKYERFFRPGMTVVATFFAPIQFPPAPVVCFRENPDTSLGMVASGSVINCNPDRVVLKRAVISGHPFKIHRKSAVIRYMFFNPEDIEYFKPCKLRTKLGRLGHIKESLGTHGHMKCIFDTQLKSHDTVLLYLYKRVYPKWTYEDCIVSCNTVPELSNNDGAVSSLKEDEDMQV; from the exons ATGGCTGTCGATACCATTCATAAAGCTGGTGCATTGAAGCAGACCAATAAAGCGCATAAGCATGGGAAACATTCTTCAAAGCGAGCGCTCGATAGAGTCGCCAAAG ggAAAACAAGCCTGAAAACGGCCACAAAGAAGACGAATCGAGAACTTGGCCGGGAAGATCGACGCCGACAAGCTAACCAGATTCGTAAAAATAAACGCCAGGAAGCGATTGCCCTGAAGAGAGCGATCGGAGGCGCCACAACGGCACCGTTCCTAACTTGTGTTCTTCCGCTGCACGCCAATGTGGACCCCAATTCGGCGCTGGCCATCGTGGAAAGATGCGATGAGGAGGCTACCGTGTTTAAGGTGTCCGATCGGATTCGATACATGAA TGTCCCTCGCTTCCGTCAGCGTTTCTCTTTCATCACACCAGCAGTTGGACATGGTAGCGAACTTGCCTTTTTGGATGCACTCAAAGTATGTGACTCAACAATCCTACTTCTTTCGGCAACGGAAATTGAAGATGATATCATCGATAAAAATGGCGCAAAAATATTGAACATGGCCCTGAGCCAGGGACTTCCTACCCCGATGGTGTTTGTCATGGACATGGAATCTATTGCCCCGAAAAAACGGGGACAAGTTAAAAGTGCAATCCAAAAAGCAATTGCGGATGTTCTACCGGATGAAAAAGTCATGGCCCTGGATACCAATACCGACGCGTTGAATCTGTTGCGGAGGGTCGGCGGTCagaagcgaaaggttttacacAACAAGGCTAATCGGCCACATCTATTCGGAGAGAAAGTGGAATACACAGCTGAAATGGGCGAAGAAAATGTAGGAACACTAAAGGTTACCGGATTTTTACGTGGAGTTCCTTTATCAGTCGATCAGTTGGTGCACATTCCTGGTCTTGGTGATTTTCAAATGTCGGTAATACACGCTCCTGAAGATCCGTATAAGATGAGAAAAGCCGATGAAGAGATGTCGTCGGGAGAGTGCAAGCTGTTGGCTAAGGCCGATGAGCAGAAGCAAACAAGTCTGCAGCGCGAGAATATTCCAGATGAAATGGATGCTGAGCAAACCTGGCCAACGGAAGAGGAAATTGAGGCATCTAAAAACGAGAACAAGAAAAAGTTGATCAAGAGAGTTCCGAAGGGAATGAGCGACTATCAGGCAGCCTGGATTCCGGACATTGAAGAAGTTTCTGaaaatgacgatgatgatgatgatgaagacGAAGAAGATGAAGAGGACTACATGTCCTGCGAATCGGATAGCGAAAGTAAAATGGCAGAGCAGGAGGGGACCCAAGAtgatgatgaagaagaatatGAGGAGATTAGCGTCTCGGATGGTCCCGTGTCGGCGGACCGATACGATAAACAAATGGATATGGAAGAGGAAAAGCAGACGCTAGCAAAGATTCAAGCGGCTAGGGATGATGAAATTTTTCCAGATGAAATTGACACTCCAGCCAGTATTCCGGCCAGAGAACGGTTTAGGAAATATCGCGGTTTGGAATCTTTCCGAACCTCTCCCTGGGACGTGAAGGAAAATTTGCCTCTGGATTACGCAAAGATTTATCAGTTCAAAAACTTCGATCGCACTAAGCGTAGGATTATCAAAGATGCTCAAGAAGTGGAAGATGGTGTTATGCCAGGATGGTATATTCAAATCTCGGTGAAGAATGTTCCGCAAGACACGTGGAATGCTTTTATTTCGGCGGGAAATGGTAATCAAGTTATCGTTTACGGCTTGCTGCCACACGAACATCAAATGTCCGTTATGAACGTGTG CAAGCGGACCTCTAACTCGACCATCCCCATTAAATCCAAGGAACGTTTAATCATCCAGTGCGGTTTCCGGCGATTTATTGTGAATCCGATATACAGCCAGCATACTAACGGAGACAAGCACAAGTACGAACGATTTTTCCGACCGGGGATGACCGTTGTGGCAACATTTTTTGCTCCCATTCAGTTTCCACCAGCACCAGTGGTGTGCTTCCGAGAAAACCCCGATACCTCCCTAGGGATGGTGGCATCCGGTAGTGTGATCAACTGCAACCCGGATAGGGTGGTACTTAAACGGGCTGTTATCAGTGGTCATCCGTTTAAGATACACCGCAAGTCAGCGGTAATTCGGTACATGTTTTTCAATCCCGAAGATATCGAATACTTCAAACCGTGCAAACTGCGTACAAAGTTGGGACGATTGGGTCATATCAAGGAGTCTTTGG GAACTCACGGACATATGAAGTGCATATTTGATACACAGCTAAAATCACACGATACAGTCTTATTGTATCTTTACAAACGAGTGTACCCCAAATGGACGTACGAGGACTGTATTGTGTCATGTAACACTGTGCCTGAGCTCAGTAACAATGATGGTGCTGTTTCCAGTTTAAAAGAGGATGAGGATATGCAGGTTTGA
- the LOC134218139 gene encoding probable serine hydrolase isoform X2, whose product MTLFRSSMSSIFVRMLRVPKRSTGVVFSQRFFHNPRTCADLRYTEQPKVEEIRIPVSYGEIAGKWWGPKDVRPIVSLHGWMDNAGTFDRLIPLLPHHMSFLALDFAGHGLSSKIPDGLMYHAMDNVYMLRMVMQYFHWKKISFMGHSMGSLIGFVFSSIFPNVVDFNIGIDVLKPHIMDPNKVGPRLQKEIPLTLKADMRNRDGTEPPSYTYEDLAYRLYLGTHKSVSIETAPYLLDRNIQRSSVDPNKFYFSRDSRMKFSLGIGWGQEVNLEQAKRMVMPYMFLKSKHSPYYEHRKYYNEFIEVVQKNNPFFELHVVDSTHHMHLTEPEKVAPIITNFLLKYWKHDALNQAMPQ is encoded by the exons ATGACGCTATTCAGATCGTCAATGTCTTCAATCTTTGTGCGAATGCTGAGAGTCCCCAAGCGTTCAACTGGAGTCGTTTTTAGTCAAAGATTCTTCCATAATCCACGCACTTGTGCTGATTTACGCTATACAGAGCAGCCAAAG GTCGAAGAAATACGAATTCCGGTGTCATACGGTGAAATCGCCGGAAAGTGGTGGGGACCGAAAGATGTTCGTCCAATTGTTTCGCTGCATGGTTGGATGGATAACGCTGGAACCTTCGATAGACTGATACCACTTCTGCCTCATCACATGAGCTTCCTGGCTTTGGATTTTGCTGGCCATGGATTATCGTCGAAAATTCCCGACGGACTGATGTATCATGCGATGGACAATGTTTACATGTTGAGAATGGTGATGCAATACTTTCATTGGAAAAAGATTTCGTTTATGGGGCACTCAATGGGATCACTCATCGGCTTTGTTTTTTCATCGATATTCCCAAATGTAGTAGATTTCAACATCGGGATAGATGTGCTAAAACCGCATATAATGGATCCTAACAAGGTTGGACCACGCTTGCAGAAGGAAATTCCACTAACGTTAAAAGCTGATATGCGTAACCGTGACGGCACTGAGCCTCCAAGCTATACTTATGAAGATTTAGCGTATCGTCTTTACCTTGGAACGCACAAATCTGTGTCAATAGAGACTGCTCCGTACTTGTTGGATCGTAACATCCAGAGATCGTCGGTGGATCCAAATAAATTCTACTTCAGCCGGGACAGCAGAATGAAATTTAGCCTTGGGATTGGCTGGGGTCAGGAGGTAAATCTAGAGCAGGCAAAGAGAATGgtgatgccttatatgtttctcAAGTCGAAGCATTCACCGTATTATGAACACAGGAAATACTATAACGAATTTATAGAAGTCGTGCAAAAGAACAACCCCTTTTTTGAGCTGCATGTTGTAGACAGCACACATCACATGCATCTTACAGAACCAGAAAAAGTTGCACCGATAATTACgaattttttgttgaaatattGGAAGCATGATGCGTTGAATCAGGCAATGCCacagtga
- the LOC134218139 gene encoding probable serine hydrolase isoform X1, whose product MDKMTLFRSSMSSIFVRMLRVPKRSTGVVFSQRFFHNPRTCADLRYTEQPKVEEIRIPVSYGEIAGKWWGPKDVRPIVSLHGWMDNAGTFDRLIPLLPHHMSFLALDFAGHGLSSKIPDGLMYHAMDNVYMLRMVMQYFHWKKISFMGHSMGSLIGFVFSSIFPNVVDFNIGIDVLKPHIMDPNKVGPRLQKEIPLTLKADMRNRDGTEPPSYTYEDLAYRLYLGTHKSVSIETAPYLLDRNIQRSSVDPNKFYFSRDSRMKFSLGIGWGQEVNLEQAKRMVMPYMFLKSKHSPYYEHRKYYNEFIEVVQKNNPFFELHVVDSTHHMHLTEPEKVAPIITNFLLKYWKHDALNQAMPQ is encoded by the exons ATG GATAAAATGACGCTATTCAGATCGTCAATGTCTTCAATCTTTGTGCGAATGCTGAGAGTCCCCAAGCGTTCAACTGGAGTCGTTTTTAGTCAAAGATTCTTCCATAATCCACGCACTTGTGCTGATTTACGCTATACAGAGCAGCCAAAG GTCGAAGAAATACGAATTCCGGTGTCATACGGTGAAATCGCCGGAAAGTGGTGGGGACCGAAAGATGTTCGTCCAATTGTTTCGCTGCATGGTTGGATGGATAACGCTGGAACCTTCGATAGACTGATACCACTTCTGCCTCATCACATGAGCTTCCTGGCTTTGGATTTTGCTGGCCATGGATTATCGTCGAAAATTCCCGACGGACTGATGTATCATGCGATGGACAATGTTTACATGTTGAGAATGGTGATGCAATACTTTCATTGGAAAAAGATTTCGTTTATGGGGCACTCAATGGGATCACTCATCGGCTTTGTTTTTTCATCGATATTCCCAAATGTAGTAGATTTCAACATCGGGATAGATGTGCTAAAACCGCATATAATGGATCCTAACAAGGTTGGACCACGCTTGCAGAAGGAAATTCCACTAACGTTAAAAGCTGATATGCGTAACCGTGACGGCACTGAGCCTCCAAGCTATACTTATGAAGATTTAGCGTATCGTCTTTACCTTGGAACGCACAAATCTGTGTCAATAGAGACTGCTCCGTACTTGTTGGATCGTAACATCCAGAGATCGTCGGTGGATCCAAATAAATTCTACTTCAGCCGGGACAGCAGAATGAAATTTAGCCTTGGGATTGGCTGGGGTCAGGAGGTAAATCTAGAGCAGGCAAAGAGAATGgtgatgccttatatgtttctcAAGTCGAAGCATTCACCGTATTATGAACACAGGAAATACTATAACGAATTTATAGAAGTCGTGCAAAAGAACAACCCCTTTTTTGAGCTGCATGTTGTAGACAGCACACATCACATGCATCTTACAGAACCAGAAAAAGTTGCACCGATAATTACgaattttttgttgaaatattGGAAGCATGATGCGTTGAATCAGGCAATGCCacagtga